The stretch of DNA GTCCATCTGCGATGGACTGACCTCGAAGGAGGGCTCCAGGAATCGCGAGACTTCTGGAGCCCTCCTTCGAGGCTCCGCGATCTTCGATCGCTCCACACCTCAGGATGAGGTTGCGGGTCGGATGATCCGGGGACCGGCTCGGCCATCCTCCTGCCTACGGCAGCAGCTTGTACCCCCCGCCCTCCGTCACCAGGATCGAGGCCGTCGCCGGGTTCGGCTCAATCTTCTGGCGCAGGCGGTAGATGTGGGTTTCCAGCGTGTGGGTGGTGACCTGCGCGTTGTAGCCCCACACCTCGGCGAGCAGCGTGTCGCGCCCCACCACCTGCCGGCCGGCCCGGTAGAGGAAGCGCAGGATCGCCGTCTCCTTCTCCGTGAGCTTCAGCTTCGAGCCGCGGTCGCCGACGAGGAGCTTGGCGCCGGGCCGGAAGGTGTAGGGACCGATCTGGAACACCGCATCCTCGCTCGCCTCGTACTGGCGCAGCTGGGCGCGGATGCGGGCGAGCAGCACCGCGAACTTGAACGGCTTCGTCACGTAGTCGTTGGCGCCGGCATCCAGCCCCTGCACCGTGTCGGAATCCGAGGCCTGGCCGGTGAGCATGATCACGGGCCCGCGAAAGCCGCCCTGGCGCATCTGGCGCACCGCCTCGCGCCCGTCGAGGTCGGGCAGGCCGACATCCATCACCACGAGGTCGACCCGCTCGGCCGCGACCCGATCCATCGCCCCGCGCGCGGTCTCGGCGGTCACCACCTCGAAGGCGTCCGACAGGGCGAGCTGCTCGGTCAGGGTGTCGCGCAGGGTCGGATCGTCGTCGACGACGAGCAGGCGGTGGGCGTTCGACATCGAACCGGCACTCTCGAGGAAGGCGGCGAACCCGGGAGGCCCGCCGCCGGCCGGCACTCCCGGACGGAGCGCGCAGCCTGGCAACATGCGGGGCAGAGTAGCGGAGCGCCAAGCCGCGGCAAGGGCCGGGGCCCGGCCTGTCCACGGCCGTCGGCCTCAGGATCGGGGCGGCAGCGGGCCGTCCGGGCGCGGCGGAGCCGGGCGCAGATTGCTCGGCGCGGCGAGTTCGGGGCGGGCCACCGCCACCGGGCAGGCCTGGAGCCAGAGATAGGCCCGCAGCGCCAGCCAGGCATCCTCCAGCGCGCCGTGGCGGGCGCCGACCCGGGCAATGCCGATGCGCCGGCACACCGCATCGAGGGCCGCCCTCCCCTTCTCGCCCCGGCGGCGATAGGCCTCCATGGTGCAGTAGACCTTGGCGGCCACCGGCGGCAGCCCGGCGGCGGCGAGTTCGCGGTTGAGGAAGCCGAGATCGAAGGCGGCGTTGTGCGCCACGATCAGGTCGGCCCCGGCGAGGAGGTCCGCCACGGCGCCGGCATGGGTGCCGGCCGGGTCCTGGTGGCGCAGGAGCCAGTCGTCGTAGCCGTGCACCGCCTCGGCCATCGGATGGCTCGCCCGGCCGGGATCGAAGATCAGGTAGTGGCAGGTGATCTCAGGCGTGCCGGCGGCGAGCGAGGCGGTGGCGAGCGCCACGGCACCGAAGCTCACCACCCGGTCGGTCCGGTCGAGCCCCGTCGTCTCGACGTCGATCGCGACGAGGCGCGGCGGCAGCCAGCCGAGCCAGTCCGGGGCGGCATCGGCAACGGGGATCGGCTCGGGCATGGGCGGCAACGGCTCGGACGCGGGGGCTCGCGCCATTCTCCGCCGGACCGGGCGTCCTGTCACGCTCCTCTCGACGGCTCCGGAGCCGGCGCCGTAGAACAAAGCCCATGAAGCGCACGACCCTCCCGCACCTGCGGGTCCGCCCCGATCCTCTCGATCCCCGCCGCGGCACCCTGATCGCCGGCCCGGTCC from Methylobacterium aquaticum encodes:
- a CDS encoding 3'-5' exonuclease, translating into MPEPIPVADAAPDWLGWLPPRLVAIDVETTGLDRTDRVVSFGAVALATASLAAGTPEITCHYLIFDPGRASHPMAEAVHGYDDWLLRHQDPAGTHAGAVADLLAGADLIVAHNAAFDLGFLNRELAAAGLPPVAAKVYCTMEAYRRRGEKGRAALDAVCRRIGIARVGARHGALEDAWLALRAYLWLQACPVAVARPELAAPSNLRPAPPRPDGPLPPRS
- a CDS encoding response regulator transcription factor; this encodes MSNAHRLLVVDDDPTLRDTLTEQLALSDAFEVVTAETARGAMDRVAAERVDLVVMDVGLPDLDGREAVRQMRQGGFRGPVIMLTGQASDSDTVQGLDAGANDYVTKPFKFAVLLARIRAQLRQYEASEDAVFQIGPYTFRPGAKLLVGDRGSKLKLTEKETAILRFLYRAGRQVVGRDTLLAEVWGYNAQVTTHTLETHIYRLRQKIEPNPATASILVTEGGGYKLLP